The DNA window CGGGTATGGAGGAGAGACGGCGTGCGTGAGCGCTTGTTCTGGCTGATTCCAGTGCTGCCGGTGCTCGCGCTGGTCGCCGGAACGGTCGCCGTCGGGGGCTGGACACCGGGCGGGCGGCCCGCACGACACGGCGGAGCGCTCCAGCCCCTGCTGCGGGCCTGCGAGGCGGATCTGCGGCGGCAGCACCCACAGGCGCCGGCCTTCCGCCTGGCCGTGGAGAAACACGATTCCGTCTCGAACGAGGTCGGTGTGGACGGCCATCATCTCCGCTGGCAGCTCAGCGGCACCCTGACCACGCTGGGCGACGGCGAGCGCTTCGTGTTCGACTGCGACCTCGATCAGGCGGGCGCGGCGGTGGGCGTCACGTTCTCCCACGCGTCCGTGTGGTGGACGCCGCCCCCGGACTGACGCGCCCTCAGCCCGGCTGCGACAGCCTTACGAGTTCCGTGCCGAGTTCGGCGGTCACGGCCTTGATGCCGCCCCCGGACGCGATGGGCGGGCCGAAGCGCACCACCCAGCGCTTGCCGCTGCGGTGGATGCCCGCCGGGAGGATCGGCGCGCGGCCCTTCGCGGCGATGAGCGCGACGCCGCCGTGCAACTCGGTGCCGCCGCGGGTGCCCCCTGGAAAGATGCCGACGGTTCCGTTGTCCTTGAGCACCCGCACGGCGGTGCGGATGGCCGCCACGTCGTTGCCGCTGCGGTCCACCGGGAACGACCCACCGGTACGGATGATCCAGCCGATGACCGGCAGGAACAGCTCCTTTTTCGCCATGTACTGCAGGAACCGGCCACGCGGCAGGGCGCGGGCGACCAGGAAGGGATCGAGGCCGCTGACGTGGTTCGCGGCGACCACCAGGGGCGTGCCGGGCGGCGGGACGTGCTCTACGCCCTGCGCGTCGAGGCGCATGCCGCTCAGGAGCACCGGCAGGTTCGTGACCGCCAGCACGAAGGCGTACATGCGCGGATCGACGGTCGGGGCGCGTTCCAGGGCGGCCTGGGCAGGATCGGGGCGCCGGACGTCGCTCATACCGTGCAGGATACGCCCAAAGCGTCCCAGCACACGGTCCGTATGGCGCCCCGGCGTACGCTCGAGGTATGAACCTCAGCGTGATCGGGGCGGCCGGTGGCGTGGGCCGGCGGGTGGCAGCGCAGGCCGC is part of the Deinococcus metalli genome and encodes:
- a CDS encoding lysophospholipid acyltransferase family protein gives rise to the protein MSDVRRPDPAQAALERAPTVDPRMYAFVLAVTNLPVLLSGMRLDAQGVEHVPPPGTPLVVAANHVSGLDPFLVARALPRGRFLQYMAKKELFLPVIGWIIRTGGSFPVDRSGNDVAAIRTAVRVLKDNGTVGIFPGGTRGGTELHGGVALIAAKGRAPILPAGIHRSGKRWVVRFGPPIASGGGIKAVTAELGTELVRLSQPG